One Streptomyces sp. NBC_00102 DNA segment encodes these proteins:
- the rpsI gene encoding 30S ribosomal protein S9 produces MAETTVETVEGTEGEETFAEVTTFESEVPVEGEYTSESLAGRFGDPQPAAGLGRRKNAIARVRIVPGTGKWKINGRTLEDYFPNKVHQQEVNEPFKVLELDNRYDVIARISGGGVSGQAGALRLGVARALNEADVDNNRATLKKAGFLSRDDRAVERKKAGLKKARKAPQYSKR; encoded by the coding sequence GTGGCCGAGACCACTGTTGAGACCGTCGAGGGCACCGAGGGCGAGGAGACCTTCGCCGAGGTGACCACCTTCGAGTCCGAGGTCCCCGTCGAGGGTGAGTACACCTCCGAGTCGCTCGCCGGCCGCTTCGGCGACCCGCAGCCCGCCGCCGGCCTTGGCCGTCGCAAGAACGCCATCGCCCGCGTCCGGATCGTTCCGGGCACCGGCAAGTGGAAGATCAACGGTCGCACCCTTGAGGACTACTTCCCCAACAAGGTGCACCAGCAGGAAGTCAACGAGCCCTTCAAGGTGCTCGAGCTCGACAACCGCTACGACGTCATCGCCCGCATCTCGGGTGGCGGCGTCTCGGGTCAGGCCGGCGCCCTGCGCCTCGGCGTCGCCCGTGCGCTGAACGAGGCTGACGTGGACAACAACCGCGCCACCCTCAAGAAGGCCGGCTTCCTCTCCCGCGACGACCGTGCGGTCGAGCGCAAGAAGGCCGGTCTCAAGAAGGCCCGCAAGGCGCCGCAGTACAGCAAGCGCTAA
- the rplM gene encoding 50S ribosomal protein L13: MRTYSPKPGDVTRQWHVIDAQDIVLGRLATTAANLLRGKHKAIYAPHMDMGDFVIIINADKVHLSGNKKTQKMAYRHSGFPGGLRSVRYDELLSKNPEKAVEKAIKGMIPKNTLGRQMLSKLKVYAGDQHPHAAQQPVPFEITQVAQ; encoded by the coding sequence GTGCGTACGTACAGCCCCAAGCCCGGAGATGTGACGCGCCAGTGGCACGTCATCGACGCTCAGGACATCGTCCTGGGTCGTCTGGCCACCACGGCCGCGAACCTCCTCCGAGGCAAGCACAAGGCGATCTATGCCCCCCACATGGACATGGGCGACTTCGTCATCATCATCAACGCCGACAAGGTTCACCTGTCCGGCAACAAGAAGACCCAGAAGATGGCGTACCGCCACTCCGGCTTCCCGGGTGGTCTCCGCTCGGTCCGCTACGACGAGCTGCTCTCCAAGAACCCGGAGAAGGCCGTCGAGAAGGCCATCAAGGGCATGATCCCCAAGAACACCCTGGGTCGGCAGATGCTGTCGAAGCTCAAGGTCTACGCGGGCGACCAGCACCCGCACGCTGCGCAGCAGCCGGTCCCGTTCGAGATCACCCAGGTCGCGCAGTAG